One window from the genome of Cherax quadricarinatus isolate ZL_2023a chromosome 14, ASM3850222v1, whole genome shotgun sequence encodes:
- the LOC128696181 gene encoding proton-coupled zinc antiporter SLC30A2 isoform X1: MERRRQGNGTTLDGYSEAANIVDSDGILDDKLLESVAPRISLIDDVMVEDVKQTFCTRCRTISTSFLSTSYVTSDTISIGSNGRCNSGDSNTRFYVGDPESIQRDAQSDSDDVPLLRDGDEAEGGHRRPPSSSISSDHCHTPRFSSRASRQAMIKLFVACGLTTLFMIAECIGGYLANSIAIMSDAAHLLSDLTSFIVSLVAIYLAMQPASKKMNYGYHRAEVLGAVVSVLIIWVITGILVYAAIQRVISMEFEVEADTMIIVSALGVVINIILGVVLHAGSGGHGHSHGGLGHSHSQSGRGASYDQDASNNNINIRAAFIHVLGDLIQSIGVLIAAYIIRFYPQYKVADPICTFIFSVLVMITTVPILKDLGTVLMEGMPPGIDYAAVCSNLTALPGVKMVHSLHVWALTLDKNACSVHLAISSDTNPEVVLRDAQRVIRTRHHIFHTTIQVEQYQPQLMDNCQQCQPLSR, encoded by the exons ATGGAGAGGAGGAGACAGGGGAACGGCACTACCTTAGATGGCTATTCTGAGGCTGCAAATATCGTGGATTCTGATGGAATTCTTGATGACAAGCTCTTGGAATCCGTAGCCCCAAGAATTTCACTCATAGATGATGTGATGGTTGAAGATGTGAAGCAAACGTTCTGTACTCGGTGTAGGACCATCTCTACCAGCTTCTTGTCCACCTCCTATGTGACCAGTGACACCATTAGTATTGGTAGCAACGGCAGGTGTAACTCAGGGGACTCTAATACCAGGTTTTATGTGGGAGATCCAGAGTCAATCCAGCGTGATGCACAAAGTGACAGTGATGATGTACCTCTTCTTCGT GATGGAGATGAAGCTGAAGGAGGGCATCGACGTCCACCATCTTCAAGCATTAGCTCCGACCATTGTCATACTCCACGATTTAGTTCCCGAGCATCGAGGCAAGCCATGATCAAGCTCTTTGTGGCATGTGGCCTCACAACACTCTTTATG ATTGCAGAATGTATAGGAGGATACCTGGCAAACAGTATTGCTATTATGTCTGATGCTGCTCACTTACTCAGCGATCTGACATCTTTCATTGTATCCTTAGTAGCAATATACCTTGCCATGCAACCTGCTTCAAAGAAAATGAACTATGGATACCACAGAGCAG AGGTGTTGGGAGCAGTAGTGAGTGTTCTCATCATCTGGGTAATCACTGGCATCCTGGTTTATGCTGCAATTCAGAGAGTCATCTCCATGGAATTTGAGGTGGAAGCAGATACTATGATTATTGTATCTGCTCTAGGTGTTGTTATTAATATCAT TCTTGGTGTTGTGCTTCATGCAGGCAGTGGTGGACACGGTCACAGTCATGGAGGGCTGGGTCATAGTCACAGTCAGAGTGGACGTGGTGCTTCATATGATCAAGATGcctctaataataatataaacatcaGGGCAGCCTTCATTCACGTATTAGGGGATTTAATACAAAGCATTGGCGTTTTAATAGCTGCTTATATTATTAGATTTTAT CCCCAGTATAAAGTAGCAGATCCCATCTGCACCTTCATATTCTCTGTCCTAGTGATGATAACAACAGTGCCTATACTGAAGGATTTGGGTACTGTTTTGATGGAAGGCATGCCACCTGGGATTGACTATGCTGCAGTCTGCTCAAACCTCACAGCATTACCAGGGGTGAAAATGGTTCACTCTCTACATGTTTGGGCACTTACCCTAGATAAAAATGCATGTTCAGTACATTTAGCTATCA GTAGTGATACCAACCCAGAAGTTGTGCTAAGAGATGCTCAAAGAGTTATAAGAACCCGTCACCACATCTTCCACACGACTATTCAAGTAGAACAATACCAGCCACAGCTCATGGACAACTGTCAGCAGTGCCAGCCCCTCTCTAGATGA